The sequence GGTGGACTGGGGACAATGGGGTATGGATTTCCGGGGGCGATCGGCGCACAACTTGGCAATCCAGACACACCGGTCATTGCGATTTCCGGAGATGGTGGTATGCAGATGAATATACAGGAATTTGCGACTGCAGTCGGGCAGGAACTTCCTCTCATTTTATGCGTGTTTAACAATAACTATCTTGGAATGGTGCGTCAGTGGCAGAAGTTATTTTACGGAAAGCGTTATTCCATGACCTGCCTTCGTGCTAGAAAATCCTGCGAGGGAAAATGCGGAACACCGGAATGTGAGTGCCCGCCGTATACACCTGACTTTGTGAAACTGGCAGAGAGCTATGGCGCAAAAGGAATTCGCGTATTCAAACCGGAGGAAATCAAAGAAGCATTTGAAGAGGCGAGAAAGAATACAAAGACCCCGACATTGATTGAATTCATTATGGATCCGGAGGACTTGGTATATCCGATGATCAAGCCGGGCGGAACATTAGAAGAGATGTTGATGGATTGTTAGGAGGAGCAAAAATTATGAATACGACAATGAAAAAGAGATGGATTTCTCTGTATGTGGAAAATCAGGTAGGTGTACTTCCTAAAATATCAGGGTTGTTTTCCGGAAAATTATACAATTTGGAAAGTCTTACCGTAGGAACAACGGAGGATCCGACGATTTCGCGAATGACGATTGAGACAGTCAGTGACGATGAGACATTTGAACAGATCAAAAAACAGCTCAATAAATTTGTGGAGGTCATTAAAGTGATTGACTTTACAAACAGTTCTGTGTGCATGAAAGAACTAATGTATGTGAAAGTCAAA comes from Coprococcus phoceensis and encodes:
- the ilvN gene encoding acetolactate synthase small subunit; amino-acid sequence: MNTTMKKRWISLYVENQVGVLPKISGLFSGKLYNLESLTVGTTEDPTISRMTIETVSDDETFEQIKKQLNKFVEVIKVIDFTNSSVCMKELMYVKVKKCTREDKEELFQIAQSFKAKIIDYGKDSLLLEFVQTASKNDALIKLMNEEFQAIEVVRGGSVGIEAINMAER